The Thermococcus eurythermalis genomic sequence TCGCGGACAGGATAGAGATAACCGCGGTGAGGCCGGTCAAGAAGCTCAGCATAGATGACTACGAGCTCAGCGAGAGGCTCCTTGAGAGGCTCAAGGACAAGGCGGAGGGGATACTCATCGCCGGAGCGCCTGGAGAGGGTAAGTGTTTGCCCCCTGAAACTCCAGTTCTGTTGGCAGATGGAACTTTTGTACCAATTTCAAGTCTTAAACCCGGAACGAGAGTCATAACGCTATCTCACAACAAGGTTGATGTTCAGGAAGTTGCCAAAGTCCACAAGAGGAAAGAAACAAGGTTAATCAAGCTGAAAACCTCTACCGGAAGGGAGATAACACTCAGTCCAAATCACCCAGTCTTAACGATAAAGAACGGCTTCGTCGTGTGGGAGGATGCAGGCAACCTTGAGGTGGGCTCTCCGATAGCTGTTCCAAGAAAAATCGCCGTGAAGTCTGACCTTCCAGAGAAGCTTTGGGTTGGCGAACTGGTTGGAGAGGGCTTCTTTGCGAGACTCAAGGACGGAAGCGCTGTCCCCATAGACAAGGCTATCCCAGAGGGGACCGTTGGAGTGTTTTACAGGGGAAGAAACCACAGGAGTTCTCGGGAGATACCCCCATTTATCAAGCTCAACGAGGAGTTCTTCGAGTTTCTCGGCATGATGTGGGCTGAGGGCTCTGGGAGTGTCTTTGAATTCAACAACTTCGATGAGGAACTTGTGGAGCACTTCAAGGGACTTGTGAAGTCCCTGTTTAACGTGAGCGAGGAGGAATTCTACTTTGTCTCACCCGGAAGATTGCGCGTTAGGAACTCGAAGACTATAGAAAAGCTCTTGAGGGCTCTTGGCTATCCCGAGAGAGAAAAGGCAAAAACAATAAAGGTTCCCAAACTTGTTCTCAGAGCGGACGAGAGGAGAATAGCTGCCTTCCTCAAGGGGGTTTTTGAGGGGGACGGCTACATCGGTAAGGAGCTTGAGATAGCCACCGCAAGTAGGGATTTTGCCCACGGGATTCATTATCTTCTCCTGCGCCTTGGAATTCCTTCGATAGTCTCCGAGAAGATGATTAATGGACGCACTTACTACAGGGTGCTCATTAAGAATTCAGAAGACATCAGGAAGTTTTACGAAATCGTTAGGCCCCGATTCAGGGTTAAGGGCTTTGAAAGGCATTTCTATATTAAGGCGAATCCCAACGCAGGCACGATTCCAGCGGGGGAAACCATAAAGACGCTTGGACTTCTTCTCAGGAGACCAGTTAAGAACCCGCTCAAGAATTCGTATTCCCCTGATAGGCTCAGAAGGATTTACCAGGAATACCTCCAGATTTACAGGGACTACGTTGGAGTTGAGAGAGACGCTAAGAGCCTCATAGATTATATGAACGAGCTGAACCGCTGGAGGGAAATCGTTGAGTTCATCAGTTCTCGCGTATCCAGAGAGTTCTACATACGGAATGGAATTGACCCGGAGGGGCCAAAGCTGTGGCTGGAGGGCAAAAGAACGCCAATGCCCTCAACGATAGCTAAGTTGGTAAGTGCGTTCCACAGAGAGACAGGCCTGCTCGAACGGGAGGCAAAAATGTGGGTATCACTTAGCGATAACGTCAGGGTATTGCTCGCTCGCATCTTTGACAGGATAGGGCGTTCGACGTACGGCGTAATGTCTCAGCCGATGCTGAGTCTGTTCCTTTCGGGAGCAGAGGTTAGAGTTACAACACTAAAGGAGCTCATCGAAAAGGCCGTGGAGGATTACTACACCAAGGCCGAGTTCATAGAGGAGTATCTCGCCCACCTGCGTCTCATGCTTGATGAGAACATATTCTGGGACAGGGTCAAGGAAATCGCGGTGGTTGAGGGCGAGTTCGAGGTATATGACATAACCGTTCCCAACCACAACTTCATTGCTGGCAATACTCCAGTGTTGGTTCACAACTCGACCTTCGCCCAGGCTTTGGCCGAGTGGTACGCGAGCATGGGCAAGATAGTGAAGACTATGGAGAAGCCGAGAGACCTGCAGGTCAGCGAGGAGATAACGCAGTACACGGCTTTAAGCGGCAAGATGGAGCTAACTGGTGACATACTGCTCCTCGTCAGGCCGGACTACACGATATTCGACGAGATGAGGAAGACCAGCGACTTCAAGATATACGCCGACCTCCGCCTGGCCGGAGTTGGAATGGTCGGTGTCGTCCACGCGACGAAGCCGATTGACGCCATACAGCGCTTCATCGGAAGGGTCGAGCTCGGAATGATACCCCAGATAGTAGATACAGTGCTCTTCATCAAGGCCGGAAGGGTTGCAAAGGTTCTGACCCTTGAGTACCTCGTCAAGGTTCCGAGCGGAATGAAGGAGGAGGATTTGGCGAGGCCAGTCATAGAGGTTCGCGACTTCGAGACCGGCGAGCTGGAGTACGAGATCTACACCTACGGTGAAGAGGTAAGCGTCGTCCCGGTCAAGAAGGAGGAGAAGGCTCCGGCATTGAGACTCGCCGAGAAGAGGCTCAAGCAGGAGATTAAGAAGTTCCTGCCCGACGTCTACACCGAGGTCGAGATAGTCAGCCCGCACAAGGCGGTAATCTACGCGGACGAGTTCGACATTCCGGCAATCATCGGCAAGAAGGGCAAGCGCATAACCGAGCTGGAAAAGAGGATAGGCATAAGCATAGACGTCAAGAGCTTCACCGAGAGGGAAGCCGAGAAGCCCAAGGAGAAGATACCCGTCGAGGTCGAGGAAAAGAAGAAAACGATAGTCCTGAGGGTCTCGCCGGACTACGCGAAGAAGCCCCTCAAGTTCTACGGCGGTGAGCAGTACGTCTTCACGGCAACGCCGAGCAAGAAGGGCCTCGTCAAGGTCAGCAAGAGCACGCCGATAGGGAAGGAGCTCAAGAGGCTCATCGATGCGGGCATACCGATATGGGCGAGCACCTGAGCTTTCCCTTTCTTATATCCACTTTCCCCAGCAAGAATCTGAGGGACTGGAATATAAAAGAGGACTGCCAGGCTCGGTTGCGAGGGTACTCATCACTGGTCAGCTAGCGAAATTGTCGTCATCGCCCCTCTCAGTTGGGCCCTTTCCTTTTAACGTTTGGGGGTGGTCTGATGCTGGTTCTTGCCTCTGCATCGCCGAGAAGGAGGGAGATACTGTCGCGTTTCATTACGGACTTCCACGTGGTTCCGAGCAACATCGAGGAAGAGTGCTCCAGCACGGTTCCGGAGGAGTGCGCCGTCGAGCTCGCGAGGCTGAAGGCGCGGGAGGTCTACTCGCGCGTCGGCGGCACGGTCATCGGTGCCGACACGGTCGTCAGCATTGACGGCCATATACTCGGCAAGCCGCGGGACGAGCAGGAAGCCTACGAGATGCTCAGACTTCTCAGCGGGAGGGTTCACTCCGTCACGACCGGCTACTGCATAGTCCGCGAGGGAGAGGAGATAACTGGCTCGGTCACGACCGAAGTCAAGTTCCGCGAGCTGGACGATGAGCTGATATGGGCCTACCTAAGAACCGGCGAGCCGATGGACAAGGCCGGGGCCTACGGGATTCAGGGAAAGGCTGGCCTCTTTGTCGAGTGGATTAGGGGCGACTACTACAACGTCGTAGGCTTCCCGATGGAGATAATATGGAAGCTCAGGGAGCTAGGTTTTGACGTTCTATCACGATGAGCTCCCTTTGATTTGAATTTTCTGCTTTATTGGACCATGTTTTATCCGTTTCGACGACATAAGGCTCCTGGAAATCGATTTTCGTAGGTCTAAGAACATCACAAATTGTCACAACTTAGCTTGGATTTTGTAACGAAAATTCTCTGGAATGCTGAACGGGGCTGTTCTGGTAGGGCTTTAGTCTAAAACCCTGCTTAAATTGAATCTTTTTGAGTTTCGAGCAACTAAACGGCTAAAATTTTGAATTGGGGTGTTATCTTTTCTCCGGAAATCACTGAGAGGTTTTCACCCATGTAGGAAAAGAAACGACAAGATGGCCCCAGCGGTGCACAGGGGAACTTCTCAAGGCCCGAATTCAGAGTGCCTCCCCTCTGCTTTTGCAGGGGTCTCCAGAAAAGCTTAAATATCTGAGTGTTTATAGGTCTCTGCTGGACGAATGGGCGGATTTTCCGCCCTGTTGCAATAAGACTCTAGGAGAATTGAAAGGCAGGTCGCTGAACTCATAGAAGAAGTGTTGAGCGGTTGCAATAAGACTCTAGGAGAATTGAAAGTGAGAGCTTCTAAGAGGTCGTCGAGCTCGTTGAGGTCGGTTGCAATAAGACTCTAGGAGAATTGAAAGCTGTCCAAAGTGCCCCTTGCAAAAATTCTCCATTTTCGAAGTTGCAATAAGACTCTAGGAGAATTGAAAGGGAGGAACGTGAGAAAATCTTCGGGAATGTCGGCGATTGTTGCAATAAGACTCTAGGAGAATTGAAAGACCTGGTAAGCGAGCTGTGCTCTCTTGAAGCCGACGTAGTTGCAATAAGACTCTAGGAGAATTGAAAGAGGACGGAGCGACGGTCGGAGGCGATAGCCTTGACGGGAGTTGCAATAAGACTCTAGGAGAATTGAAAGAGCTCCCGGTTGAAAAAGCGGACGCGGACGAAAGCGCGTTGCAATAAGACTCTAGGAGAATTGAAAGGGCTCCGACGAGGGCCTCAACGTACTCCTCCTTGTCCTGTTGCAATAAGACTCTAGGAGAATTGAAAGAAATCTCATTAGCATCAATAACCAGCGGGTAAACTTCGTTGCAATAAGACTCTAGGAGAATTGAAAGTTTAGTATTCGGTTGCCGGTATATATATCCTTCGCAAGTTGCAATAAGACTCTAGGAGAATTGAAAGGTGGGCTTCCACACGCCCTCCTCAAGGAGGACAATCCGGTTGCAATAAGACTCTAGGAGAATTGAAAGATGCCCAGTTCGTTAAAGCACCCCAGACCGTCGAATAGGTTGCAATAAGACTCTAGGAGAATTGAAAGTAACTCCCCACATTTCCAGCGACATGGCTCGCGGTTGCAATAAGACTCTAGGAGAATTGAAAGAGCGCTAGGCCGGCCAGCCCGCCGAAGAACATCAGCAGTTGCAATAAGACTCTAGGAGAATTGAAAGGGCTCCTCGTGAGCAGTTGGCCGTCAACGAGGGTTGCAATAAGACTCTAGGAGAATTGAAAGGTCTTTTCTGAACAGATCATACATCTCATACCTCACAAGTTGCAATAAGACTCTAGGAGAATTGAAAGCAGGTAGAAGGCTCGGTTTCGCTGAGGGTTTACGCTGGAAGTTGCAATAAGACTCTAGGAGAATTGAAAGTTGGTTTACGAGAAGACTTATTCGAACTTTGAGACGGTTGCAATAAGACTCTAGGAGAATTGAAAGAGCGTTGATACTGTTATGAGGGCACACCAGCAAGTATGTTGCAATAAGACTCTAGGAGAATTGAAAGAGTTTCCCGTCCTGCTGGTTGACTACAACACGGTGGTGTTGCAATAAGACTCTAGGAGAATTGAAAGTGCTCCGAGACAAGGAAGGCCTTGACCCACAGATGCGAGTTGCAATAAGACTCTAGGAGAATTGAAAGTTGGTTGACAGAGTGTTACATGCGCCCCGCGGGAAACTGTTGCAATAAGACTCTAGGAGAATTGAAAGATAAGTGACCAACAAAGAGTAATACTAACAAAACTAAGTTGCAATAAGACTCTAGGAGAATTGAAAGGTAGATCCTGAAACCTGGACGGTCTCAGTTTTCAGCAGTTGCAATAAGACTCTAGGAGAATTGAAAGCGACGTAGTCAGCGCCAATTCTCCTCGCCAGGCGCCAGGTTGCAATAAGACTCTAGGAGAATTGAAAGTGAGGTTGACGAGGCGAACGGGCAGGTTTACTTTGACAAGTTGCAATAAGACTCTAGGAGAATTGAAAGTTACCTGGGTCGGTCTGCTGGCGTAGACCTTGAGTTGCAATAAGACTCTAGGAGAATTGAAAGTACTCTCCAATTCCCATTTACTGCACCAACCCACTACGTTGCAATAAGACTCTAGGAGAATTGAAAGAAAAGCTTGGGAGAAAATGGATTGGAATAGAGATTAAGTTGCAATAAGACTCTAGGAGAATTGAAAGTCCTTAAGCTCAACCTTTGTGAAAGGTGGAGCGCAAAGGTTGCAATAAGACTCTAGGAGAATTGAAAGTTCTGCGAAATCGGCGGGAACTCTATCCTTGAAGCGGTTGCAATAAGACTCTAGGAGAATTGAAAGCCGGCGGTAAAAGGCCCTTGTGTCGTCGTAGGTTGAGTTGCAATAAGACTCTAGGAGAATTGAAAGGAGGAAAACCCTTATCAGCAGGGGCGGCCTTTCCCCTCTGGTGGTCGGAATGAAAGCTAGGGTGGTAGAACGCTTCAAGTTTGAATCAGCGCACGCGGTTGTTATTAATGGAGAACCCGAAGAAATTCACGGGCACACATTCATACTTGAGGTCGCAGTCGAGGGCCCCATGAGGAACGGCTACGTCATTGACTTCCTCGAACTCAGGCGCATCGTGGGTGAAATAGTCGGTAAGCTTGACCACCGGAACCTGAACACCATCTTTGAAAACCCCACGACCGAGAACGTCGCCCTGTGGATAGCGGAGGAGGTTAAAAAGAGGCTCCCCCAAGGTGTCGAGCTCAGAAGGCTGGTTCTCTGGGAAGGGGACGAAAACGGGGTCGAGCTGGAGTTTTAAGGCTTCTCTGCCTTTACCTCCTTGACGCTCTCAACGAGCGCCACCCCATTGGTGCCCTTCTCAAACGAGATGCCGTCGGGCAGGGACAGCCTTACGGGGATTGCCCCCCTCTTCTCCTCGCTGGGGGTCCAGCTTATCAGGTCGCCTTCCTCCACGTCGAGCGCTTTTATCAGCCCCACCGGGCCCTCGATTATATACCTGGCAGGTGCCTTCGGTGCATATACGCGCCACTTCCTCGCCCTTCTGAAGTCCACCACCCGCTTCGTGGAGTCCAGCCAGACTACGTCTATGTCGCTCAGCATGAAGAACATGTGAATTGAGGCGTTAAGCCTGCTCTCGACCGGGAGCACAAAAACGAGGGCGTAGTTCACATTGCCCACAAGCATCAGCCCCCTAAACCGCTTGAGGAATGTGTCAGCAACTTCAACGTGTCCCTGCCAGACTCGTCCCTTCGTTTCGTTGATTATCATGTTTCTGTGTTCATAACTTGGCTTAATAAGCCTTGTTGGTAGAGTGCCGCAAACAAAAACGATGCCCGTCCTGCAGTCATGATGTCAAGAGAAATAGGACATGAGAGAAGATGAGAGAAAACAGCAGAAATTTCATAGGCTCAGCCCTTGAATTCCTCAGCGAGCTCGAACCCCCTGTGGAGGGCCCTAACGTTTATCTCCTCCGTGCCCTTCGGGACGGAGTCGCGGACGGCCTGTTCAATCGCTTCCCTGCTCACTATTCCCGTAATCCCGACGAGCAGTCCCAGGGCAAGGATGTTCATCGTCAAGCTGAGGCCGGTTGTCTCCTCCGCTATCTCCGTCAGGGGGAGGGCTATGACGTTAAGCTTTTTCTCGAAGTCAAGGTCTCTGTGGGGGACGAGGTCTTTCTCGATTATTACCGTCGCGCCCTCCTTTACTGTGCGGAGGTACTTGTTGTAGGCCTCCTGGGAGAAGAAGACCGCGTAGTCCGGCTGGAGCGTCTTGGGGTAGTCAATCGGCTCGTCGCTTATGACGACCTCCGCCTTGCTCGCGCCGCCCCTGGACTCAGGGCCGTAGCTCTGGGTCTGGACGGCGTAGAGGTTCTCGTAGACAGCGGCCGCCCTGCCGAGGATGACGCTCGCGAGTATGACACCCTGGCCGCCAAACCCGCTGAAGAGGACTTCCTTCCTCATTCTTCCCACCCCATCATCTTCTTGGCCCTCTTTATGTACTCTCTGTATTCCCTCACGAGACCGGGCCTGTCTCTGTCTGCGAACTCTCCGATGACTATCTTGCCCTCAAGTTCTTCTGGCTTCATCTTCTTGGCCTTCGCGAGCGGGACGGTTATCTTCTGGTACCAGCGGATGAGCTCCGGGGAAGTCTTCATTCTGTTCCTCCTTCCGAAGCTTATCGGGCACGGCGAGAGGAACTCCACAAGCGTGAAGCCTTCTTTGCTGAGGGCCTTCTTGATGCTGTTGATGCCCTGGAGGTAGTTGAAGACTGTCCACCTTGCAACGTAGTTAGCGCCGGCGGCAACGGCCAGGCCGGCTATGTCAAATGGGTTCTCAAACTGGCCGTATGGCGCTGTAGTTCCGCGCAGGCCCTTCAGGGCGGTGGGCGCGACCTGGCCACCGGTCATTCCGTAGGTGAAGTTGTTGATGAGAATAACCGTGACGTCGAGGTTCCTCCTTATGGCGTGGATGAAGTGGTTTCCACCGATAGCCGCGGCGTCGCCGTCGCCCATGAAGGCGATTATTTTGAGGTTGGGGTTGGCGAGCTTGATGCCTGTAGCAAAGGCCAAAGCCCTTCCATGGGTCGTGTGAAGGCCGTCGAAGTTCACGAAGCCGGGCACACGTGAGGAACAGCCTATTCCGCTCACCCATACAATCTCGTCCTGGTTGAGGCCGAGGTCGTCTATAGCCCTTAAAGTGAACTGGAGGACGCTGCCGATTCCACACCCGGGGCAGAATATTGTGGGGAGCATGTCCTTTCTGAGGTACTTGTCACGAATCTCGTAAGCGGACTTCATGTACATCATCCCACCACCCTTTCAACTATCTCCATCGGCGTGTGCACCTCACCGCCAATCTTGGCTATGAGCTCGACCTCGGCTTTGCCGTTTGCTCCCTCCTTGACGAGGTGGTAGAGCTGTCCGAGGTTCATCTCGGGCACGTATATCTTCCTGACGCGCTCCGCGAGCTCCTCGATATAGTCAAAGTCGAAGGGCCAGACGGTGTTGAGCTTGAGCAGACCCGCCTTAACGCCCCTCTCGCGGAGTATCTTAACGGCCCTTATGGCAGAGCGCGAGACGATTCCGGTGGATACGATTGCTACATCGGCGTCGTCGAGCATGAACTCCTCGTAGCTTATTATCTCGTCCTTGTGGTCGAGTATCTTCCTGAAAATCCTCGTTATGAGCTTCTCGTGGACTTCAGCATCAACGGTCTTCGGCCTCCCGCGCTCGTCGTGGGTGAGGCCTGTCACGTAGGTGCGGTAGCCCTTCCCGAATATCGGCATCGGCGGGACGCCGTCTCCGTGCGGGTCTCCAAAGGGGAGCTTGGCCTCTTCCTCGCTGGCGGGAAGCTTTCTCTCAACGAGCTCGATCTCCTCTGGGCTGGGAATGTAAACGCGCTCGCGCATATGTGCTATCTCCGCATCGGTGAGGAGAACCACCGGCGTCCTGTACTTCTCAGCGAAGTTGAAGGCCAGGATTGTGAAGTCGAACGCCTCCTGGACGGTCGAGGGGCTGAGGACGATGAGCATGTGGTCGCCGTGGGTGCCCCATATAGCCTGCATTATGTCGCCCTGCGCCGGAAGGGTCGGCTGGCCCGTTGAGGGGCCTCCGCGCTGGACGTCGACGACGACTATCGGCGTCTCGGTCATAACCGCGTAGCCGAGGTTCTCCTGCATAAGGCTGAACCCCGGACCGCTCGTCGCTGTCATCGCCTTCGCACCGGCCCAGGAAGCACCTATTATCGCCGCTATGCTCGCTATCTCGTCCTCCATCTGGATGCTTACGCCGTCAACAAGGGGCATGTAGAGGGCCATAGCCTCAAATATCTCGCTGGCAGGGGTTATTGGGTAGCCCGCGTAGAAGCGGCAGCCGGCAAGGATTGCGGCCCTTGCTATTGCCTCATCACCCTGAATGAAGTCTGACTTACCAACGGGAAACGGGTACCTCATGCTACCACCCCGCTCGGAATCCTGAGAACGAGCTCCCTGAAGTCGACTGACTTGGATGCGTCGAGTATTTCAATTTCCACGACTTCTCCTTTTTCGTTCAGGTGCGCGATGACACCTTCACCAAGGTCAACCGAATCCACGATTTCGTCATCTCTAAGGCGGATAATCAAGACGTCAGCATCTTGCGAGTACTCTATCTTCATAAACACCACCACCCATAAAGTAACGCTCTTTACACGGTCTATACACCGTTACGACCACGGGAACGCCATGCTCGTACTCATAGATAACCCGAATAATATGGTCGTTCTCTGCTTTATGCGCTATAAACCTGTCGTGATGTCCTGTTAGAACCTCTTCGGGATATAGTACTGCCTCAATAAGCTCCTCAAGGGAAAGTTTCCAGCGCCTTGCGCGGGAAAGTGCGTGATGTGTTATCAGGATTTTGCACTTTTTCTCGTCTGTCTGAATTACTATGATTCTGCCTTTAGGGTGGTCCCTATCCTCGACAACCTTCACTTCAGCCCCTCCTCATAGCCTGCCATGAAAGCCTTGATGTTCACATCCTCAGTCCCCTTCGGGACGCGCCTCCTTATGGCCTCCTCAACGCTTTCCTTTTTCACAACACCCGTCTTCGCAACAAGGTAGCCGAGAGCGACCATATTCACGGTCAGGGCAAGTCCAGTGGTCTCCTCGGCGATTCTGGTGAAGGGCGCGCCGACGTAGTCCCTATCGGGCCTGACCAAATCCGTCTCGATGATTAAAAGCCCGTCCTCCTTGAGTGAGTCCTTGACGGTGTCGTAGCCGAGCTGGTGGAGCGCAACGAGAACATCAGCCCTGGTGACCATGACGTCGTAAATCGGCTCCTTCGAGATTATGACGTCCGCAATCGAGTGGCCGCCCCTGCTCGCGGAGCTGTAGTCCTGCGTCTGGAGGACGTTCAGCCCCTCTATCGCGGCGGCCTCGCCGAGTATTACCCCCGCGAGCACAACGCCCTGACCGCCGATTCCGGCGAGCCTAATCTGCATCATTCACACCTCCTTAAGGCCGAACTGCTCCTGAACCTCGTCAATCAGCTTGTTGAGCTCCTCGGTGAACTCGGGCCTCTGCCTGTTGACGAACTCCCCGATGACGAACTTGCCCTCGAGCTCCTCCGGTGACATCTTCTTTGCCTTGCTTATCGGGACGCTGTTCTTCAGGAACCAGCGGAGCATCTCTGCTGGCTCTTTCATTTTGTTCCTCCTTCCGAACTGGACCGGACACTGCGAGACCACCTCGACGAGGGAGAAGCCCTTGACCTGGAGCGCCTTCTTTATGCTCTCGATGAGCTGATAGACGTGAGCGGTCGTCCATCTCGCCACGTAGCTCGCCCCGGCGGCGGCCACGGTCTCTGATACGTTCAGAGGGTGCTCTATGTTCCTGTAGGGGCTTGTGGTTGTCTTGGCGCCGAAGGGCGTCGTCGGAGCGACCTGTCCGCCCGTCATTCCGTAGATAAAGTTGTTGACGAGAATCACCGTTATGTCGATGTTCCTCCTCGCGGCATGAATGAGGTGGTTTCCGCCTATGCTCGCCAAATCGCCGTCCCCGCTTATCACGACGACCTTCTTGTCAGGTA encodes the following:
- a CDS encoding 2-oxoacid:ferredoxin oxidoreductase subunit beta, with the translated sequence MAKEIYSTYPMVKYLRKEALPTALCPGCGGGTVLNAFANAVDQLKLDPKDLVVVSGIGCSAWIASPYFLADTLHTTHGRAIAFATGVKVGLPDKKVVVISGDGDLASIGGNHLIHAARRNIDITVILVNNFIYGMTGGQVAPTTPFGAKTTTSPYRNIEHPLNVSETVAAAGASYVARWTTAHVYQLIESIKKALQVKGFSLVEVVSQCPVQFGRRNKMKEPAEMLRWFLKNSVPISKAKKMSPEELEGKFVIGEFVNRQRPEFTEELNKLIDEVQEQFGLKEV
- a CDS encoding 2-oxoacid:ferredoxin oxidoreductase subunit gamma produces the protein MRKEVLFSGFGGQGVILASVILGRAAAVYENLYAVQTQSYGPESRGGASKAEVVISDEPIDYPKTLQPDYAVFFSQEAYNKYLRTVKEGATVIIEKDLVPHRDLDFEKKLNVIALPLTEIAEETTGLSLTMNILALGLLVGITGIVSREAIEQAVRDSVPKGTEEINVRALHRGFELAEEFKG
- a CDS encoding 2-oxoacid:acceptor oxidoreductase subunit alpha; amino-acid sequence: MRYPFPVGKSDFIQGDEAIARAAILAGCRFYAGYPITPASEIFEAMALYMPLVDGVSIQMEDEIASIAAIIGASWAGAKAMTATSGPGFSLMQENLGYAVMTETPIVVVDVQRGGPSTGQPTLPAQGDIMQAIWGTHGDHMLIVLSPSTVQEAFDFTILAFNFAEKYRTPVVLLTDAEIAHMRERVYIPSPEEIELVERKLPASEEEAKLPFGDPHGDGVPPMPIFGKGYRTYVTGLTHDERGRPKTVDAEVHEKLITRIFRKILDHKDEIISYEEFMLDDADVAIVSTGIVSRSAIRAVKILRERGVKAGLLKLNTVWPFDFDYIEELAERVRKIYVPEMNLGQLYHLVKEGANGKAEVELIAKIGGEVHTPMEIVERVVG
- a CDS encoding 6-pyruvoyl trahydropterin synthase family protein, which produces MKARVVERFKFESAHAVVINGEPEEIHGHTFILEVAVEGPMRNGYVIDFLELRRIVGEIVGKLDHRNLNTIFENPTTENVALWIAEEVKKRLPQGVELRRLVLWEGDENGVELEF
- a CDS encoding DUF2283 domain-containing protein codes for the protein MKIEYSQDADVLIIRLRDDEIVDSVDLGEGVIAHLNEKGEVVEIEILDASKSVDFRELVLRIPSGVVA
- a CDS encoding Maf-like protein, which gives rise to MLVLASASPRRREILSRFITDFHVVPSNIEEECSSTVPEECAVELARLKAREVYSRVGGTVIGADTVVSIDGHILGKPRDEQEAYEMLRLLSGRVHSVTTGYCIVREGEEITGSVTTEVKFRELDDELIWAYLRTGEPMDKAGAYGIQGKAGLFVEWIRGDYYNVVGFPMEIIWKLRELGFDVLSR
- a CDS encoding 2-oxoacid:ferredoxin oxidoreductase subunit beta; this encodes MYMKSAYEIRDKYLRKDMLPTIFCPGCGIGSVLQFTLRAIDDLGLNQDEIVWVSGIGCSSRVPGFVNFDGLHTTHGRALAFATGIKLANPNLKIIAFMGDGDAAAIGGNHFIHAIRRNLDVTVILINNFTYGMTGGQVAPTALKGLRGTTAPYGQFENPFDIAGLAVAAGANYVARWTVFNYLQGINSIKKALSKEGFTLVEFLSPCPISFGRRNRMKTSPELIRWYQKITVPLAKAKKMKPEELEGKIVIGEFADRDRPGLVREYREYIKRAKKMMGWEE
- a CDS encoding DUF4258 domain-containing protein, with the translated sequence MKVVEDRDHPKGRIIVIQTDEKKCKILITHHALSRARRWKLSLEELIEAVLYPEEVLTGHHDRFIAHKAENDHIIRVIYEYEHGVPVVVTVYRPCKERYFMGGGVYEDRVLARC
- a CDS encoding 2-oxoacid:ferredoxin oxidoreductase subunit gamma; its protein translation is MQIRLAGIGGQGVVLAGVILGEAAAIEGLNVLQTQDYSSASRGGHSIADVIISKEPIYDVMVTRADVLVALHQLGYDTVKDSLKEDGLLIIETDLVRPDRDYVGAPFTRIAEETTGLALTVNMVALGYLVAKTGVVKKESVEEAIRRRVPKGTEDVNIKAFMAGYEEGLK
- a CDS encoding LAGLIDADG family homing endonuclease, giving the protein MRVFVPDTSVIVDGRLTQFLSTLDEKVKVVVPEAVVAEIEHQANEGKAIGHTGLEELKKLREMAEGGKILLEFYGERPELWQIRRAKAGEIDHMVRETARELNATLITGDQVQRDIAIAKGIDVIYLTAKRGVKHRLEDFFDETTMSVHLKAGVKPLAKKGKPGEWRLVPIRDEPLTDEELEEIADDIVERAKREPDSFIELDEPGATVVQLRNYRIVIAKPPFADRIEITAVRPVKKLSIDDYELSERLLERLKDKAEGILIAGAPGEGKCLPPETPVLLADGTFVPISSLKPGTRVITLSHNKVDVQEVAKVHKRKETRLIKLKTSTGREITLSPNHPVLTIKNGFVVWEDAGNLEVGSPIAVPRKIAVKSDLPEKLWVGELVGEGFFARLKDGSAVPIDKAIPEGTVGVFYRGRNHRSSREIPPFIKLNEEFFEFLGMMWAEGSGSVFEFNNFDEELVEHFKGLVKSLFNVSEEEFYFVSPGRLRVRNSKTIEKLLRALGYPEREKAKTIKVPKLVLRADERRIAAFLKGVFEGDGYIGKELEIATASRDFAHGIHYLLLRLGIPSIVSEKMINGRTYYRVLIKNSEDIRKFYEIVRPRFRVKGFERHFYIKANPNAGTIPAGETIKTLGLLLRRPVKNPLKNSYSPDRLRRIYQEYLQIYRDYVGVERDAKSLIDYMNELNRWREIVEFISSRVSREFYIRNGIDPEGPKLWLEGKRTPMPSTIAKLVSAFHRETGLLEREAKMWVSLSDNVRVLLARIFDRIGRSTYGVMSQPMLSLFLSGAEVRVTTLKELIEKAVEDYYTKAEFIEEYLAHLRLMLDENIFWDRVKEIAVVEGEFEVYDITVPNHNFIAGNTPVLVHNSTFAQALAEWYASMGKIVKTMEKPRDLQVSEEITQYTALSGKMELTGDILLLVRPDYTIFDEMRKTSDFKIYADLRLAGVGMVGVVHATKPIDAIQRFIGRVELGMIPQIVDTVLFIKAGRVAKVLTLEYLVKVPSGMKEEDLARPVIEVRDFETGELEYEIYTYGEEVSVVPVKKEEKAPALRLAEKRLKQEIKKFLPDVYTEVEIVSPHKAVIYADEFDIPAIIGKKGKRITELEKRIGISIDVKSFTEREAEKPKEKIPVEVEEKKKTIVLRVSPDYAKKPLKFYGGEQYVFTATPSKKGLVKVSKSTPIGKELKRLIDAGIPIWAST
- a CDS encoding DUF192 domain-containing protein; this translates as MIINETKGRVWQGHVEVADTFLKRFRGLMLVGNVNYALVFVLPVESRLNASIHMFFMLSDIDVVWLDSTKRVVDFRRARKWRVYAPKAPARYIIEGPVGLIKALDVEEGDLISWTPSEEKRGAIPVRLSLPDGISFEKGTNGVALVESVKEVKAEKP